The Candidatus Latescibacterota bacterium DNA window CATCTCCGGTTACCGGGAGATCGAGATCGGCCGGTTGAATGATCTTGCCGGTAGACATTATGACCGCCCGTTTGACCCTGTTCTCAAGTTCACGAACATTTCCCGGCCATGGGTACTTATACAGATTCATCTGTGCGGCCTGGCTGAACCCCCTGACGTTTTTCGAAAATTCGTTGCGATACTGGTACAGAAACCTCATGGCGAGAAGCAGAATATCGTCATCTCTCTCTTTCAACGGGGGAAGAGAGACCGCGATAGTGTTTATCCTGTAGAAAAGGTCTTCCCTGAAGGTCCTTTCCTCGATCATATCGGCCAGATCCCTGTTCGTGGCTGCAACTACACGCACGTCTACCTGAATGGGCTGCTGGCCGCCGACCCGCTCTATGACCTGATCCTGGAGAAATCTCAGTATCTTGACCTGGAGTGCAAGAGGAAGCTCTCCGATCTCGTCCAGAAAAAGGGTGCCGCCGTTCGCTATTTCGAACTTGCCAGGCCTGGACGAATCGGCGCCGGTAAAACTGCCCTTTTCGTGTCCGAACAGTTCGCTTTCGAGCAGGTTTTCCGGTATGGCACCGCAGTTGATAGGGATGAATGGCTTGCCTTTTCTACTGGATCGGTGGTGAATGGCTCTGGCGATCAATTCTTTTCCTGTGCCGCTTTCCCCGGTGATCAGGACCGATACGTCGGTCGTGGCGACTTTTCTGACAGTTTCAAACACCTCCAGCATCGATGGAGACATCGCGATGATTCCTTCGAAATCACCACCCGGCTTGAGGCTTTTTGTCAGCCCGGCCAGCTCGGTTTCGAGGGAATGTATATATGCAGCCCTGTTAAGTATTATCCGGAGTTCCTCGATCTCCACCGGTTTCGAGTAGAAGTCCACAGCTCCGGCTTCGAGAGCCTTCAGTGCGTTTTCACGGTCGTCATGCCCGGTGATGACGATCACCTTCAGCCCGGGTGATATATCGAGCGAATCGTTGAGTACCTGGAACCCCTCCAGGATGCCGGAGCCTGGTGTGAGGGAAAGATCCAGGATCATCAAGGCCGGCGCTTCGGTCCTTACCGTTTCTACCGCTTCTTTGGCGGACACTGCGGTAAGGATCTCATATTCCTTCTTGTATGCCCACTTGAGCTGTTTGAGGATGGCTTCTTCATCATCTACTATAAGGAGTTTCGTCACCAGGATTTCCTTTCATCGGTTTCCCGGAACAAACCGGTCAGGCTCATTTGACGGGGGGAGTATAACCGAAACCCTGGCTCCGTTTCCAGGGATATTGCCAGCGCTGATCTTTCCTCCGTGAGCCTCCACCAGTCCACGGCACAGCACGAGGCCGATTCCCAGGCCGTTCTGTTTCGTGCTGCTGAAGGGCTTGAAAAGACTGGTTTCAAGGTAGCCTGGATCGAACCCGGGCCCGGTGTCGGTCACGTCGATAAAGAGAACACCTTCGTCGTCCACCCTGGTGTCGAGATCGATCTCACCTCCGGGTGGAGTCGATTCTATGGAATTCAAAACGAGATTCTCTACGATACGCTCAAGTGCGGAAGGATCGATTTCCGCGATCTGGGCCTTGGGACAGTCGAACCGTATTTCTATGTCTCTTGCGAGTGCCACATTCGAAATCGCCGATAGTTTCCCGCGGATCACGGATGAAATGTCCGTTTTCTTCCGGACGATCGTGCCGGGTGATTTATGGGCGTTCAGGGAGTCGATCAGAGCACGCATCTTATCCACAGACCGGTTGATCGTGTCTATGGTGTCTTTCTGAAATTCCTTGTCGTCTATATTGTCTTTTGCGTTTTCGGCGGTCAGAGAGAGCATCCCCACCGTGTTTTTCAGGTCGTGGATCACGAACGACGCGAAACGGTTGAATGATTCGATCTGGCTTGATTCGAGTATCTTCTCCTCCATGAGGAGATTTTCCAGTGTTATAGTGGCCTGGTCCGAGACACTGGTCAGAAAGTCGCGGTCTTCCTCAGTGTATGATCTTCCCATATCCTTGCGTCCCAGGGCTATTACGCCACGGCATTCTTCGCCATGGCGGAGGAAGGCGACCGCCTCGACCCAGGTCGCAAGGCCGCTTCGCCTGTTGTTTTCCTCAAGCTGCAGGAGTCTTTTCAGTTCATGGTTTCGGCGTCCGAGGATGACCATCTCCCCGTCCGGTCGGTTCTCGAAAAGGGAGCGGGCCTCTTCCTCGCTCCAGTTGTCCGAAGTAAGACCGTAAGTAGAAGGTCGTTCGTTCTCGATGTCAAACCAGATAATGCCTTTTCTGACCATTACCGTTTCGCAGAGGGAACTGATCGTGTTCGAGGCAAGATCATTCACCGAACTGCTCGAGGCCATCAGCGTGGCGTAATGCCGCCACTCCTTCCTGTAGTTGTATCTTCCGACCAGGAAGTTGTCGTTCATGAATCGTCGCAATCTCCTGCGCGCGTTGCCTGACATCAACGTAGCAGCCAAAAGGAAGATCGCAAAGACCCCTGCCACGTAGAATCCAGACCGGTCGAATGAAAGTCCAGCCAGCGCTGAAATGTAATAGACGAGGGCTATGGACAGGATGTACAGTCCGGCGACTATCACGGATAGAACAGAAGAGTTCTCCGAACGCATCCTCGTTCTGATATCAAACAGCGGATACCTCAGGTCGGCATAGAGAAAAGATGCTGCGACCAGCATCATGCCGCAGGTCTCCAGGACCATCGACTGCAGGTCGACTATCGAAAGGGACAGGGCCTTCCCGATTACGAACAGATTGATGAGGGATGCGGTGAATATGCCGAGTGTCGGGTATTTCAGCGTCACCTTGGCTGGTACGTTGGCAGTCCTGTAAGTGTTTTCGATGCCATAAAGAAAAAAGACGTTGGCTATGATGAAGATCATCCCAAGTGTCTTGCCCGCTCCTGTGATGGTGACGCTCCAGAACAACATCTCCTCTGTAAACGAGATCTCTTTAATGATCATCCTTGCCGGGAGAAACAGCGCGAGCAATCCGAGAAGCAGGCCAAGGGTTATGATCCCCGGCATTCGTTTTCTGGTCGACTCCCGATCGATGCTTCTGGCGAAAAAGAAGAAAAAAGGAATGCCGAAGGTCGGGAATATCATCATCAGGCCGATCATTATCCGGAATTCCGAAAGAGCGATATCGGGCGAAGATGAACGGATCAACAGGCCCTGGGCGAGCATTATCGAGGACATCATCAGCGCAGACAGGATGTAGAAGACTTTCTGAGTGCTGAATCTGCCACGGACCGACGCAGTGAGCACGGACAGCAGGAGCATACCCGAAGCAGCAAGGGAGAAGGTCGAGGGGAGTCTGATCATCTTGAGCTCCTTATCCTCTCTATCTGTTTTTCTGCTTCGGTATCTATTCCCGTGTCCGGATATCTTTCGATGCATTCGGCGAGGATCGCTGTGGCCCTCTCCGTGTCGCCAAGTTCATTCTCGAAAATCGATGCGGCCAGCAGGTAGTTGCCCCTGAACTTGTGATAATCGGGATATTTTTCAGGCAGGCCGAGGAGGTGTTCAGCAGCTTCATTCCACTTGCCGTCTTCTGAATAGGCGCGGACGATATATTCTTCCGCCAGTATTCTTACTCCTTCGTTGTACTGTTCAGAGATGAGTTTTTTGAATTGATCCATGGCTCTGTCAAAGGCGCTTTTGGTGGCTTCTCTTTCACCCAGCTCGCGAAAATGGGTCACGATGCGGAGAGGAGCTTCCATGCCCTGTATCGTTGATGGATAGTTAGTGTATGTCAACTTGTAATGAAGCGCCGCGCTGATCCAGTCGTTTTCCGATTCGGCGATCCTGGCAAGCTGCCATGCAGCTTCAGCCGCCTGGGCTGTGGCCCCGCTGTGTTCTTCGACGATTTCGTTGTAAATGTTTTCAGCCTTCCGCAATTCTCCCTGTTTGAAATAGATGCCGGCGATATCGATCATGGCAGGAAGAGCCTGATGTGAGTCGGGATATTCATCGATGATTTCTTTAAGTAAGGGTATGGCACGCTCGGGCCTGCCCAGGCCTTCTGTCTCGGTCCTGGATTCGAGAAACAACAGGGATGGTATGTCGGAAGGGTTATTGTAAAGTCGTTTCATTCCTGCAATCGTCGTTCGGGCCTCATTCCATCTTTTTCCCTGGAGGAGGGCAGTCAGCAGGTTGTATCGCGTCTCTCTGACCAGAAGGCTGTCTGTGGATGAGGCGATCAGATTGTTAAATATCTTTTCAGCTTTTCCGAGCCACCGGCCCGACTCTATCTCGGCACCAAGCATCGAGTGGATCCCAGCTATTCGTACAGGTGTGACCAGGTAGCGATTATTCATGTGGAACGTAGCCTCAGCCTTGTCGGGGGTCAGGTATTCAGAGACGAACATCTCGAAGAATTTCAGGGAAGAGGCATGGTCGTTCATCTCCAGCGATATGTATCCGGCGGACCAGATCGCATTGGCCCTCGCCTCTGTTATCGTTTCCTTCATGTCGGCGACAACAGCGAAGTCGTCTCGGGCTTCCTCGATCATCCCGGCTCTGAATTCGAGTTCGGCGAGTTCCATCCGGGCCGAAACGACAATCAGTTCCATACCCTCTATTTCACCACGCTGAGGGTCGTATTTCTCCACTATCCCGTTGTATGCGGCCAGTGTCCTGTCGAGGAATTCCCTGTTCATCGATGCTACAACAAGTTCACGATTCAATTTTCTCGCGTTGAACAGATCTTTCTCCGCATTGTAAAGGTCGCTGTCTCCGCCGCAGGAAACACACATGATAGAAAGCATCGCCAGAATAATCGTTGTCGAGATTCCCTGTATCAGGATTTTCATCGTTTTCCCTCCATGGAAGAGGATTCGTGGACTTCTGTCGTCCTGTGGATATAGAAGATCACCGCTCCGGCCGTTATCAGGTAGGTGGCTATAGATTCCATTACAAGGGACGCGATCCTGCTGTGGATCATGAAATCGGGAGCAAGCTGGAGAGCGATCATTTCAGATTTGAGGCTGAGAAATGTCGTTGGCATAGTCACTATAAAAGGAATCAGAACAATAAGCAGTGAAGGGATCGGAAACCTCAGGGCAAACCTGACCGAACCGGGAATGACTTTCCAGAACGGCTGATCCTTGTAAATGATCAATGTGATCGCGTATAGGAACAACACCTGTATAAGAAGAGCCACGACTACGCCCGATCCGCTGATCGCTATCCTCGTCAGGCCATCGAATCCGCTGGACAGGGACCTTGCGATATTGATCGCGGCGAAGACTGCAACAGAACTGATCACGGAGATTCCGACGAGCCTGAAATAGCGACTGCCGGCGAGTCTGAAACTCGCGCCGATCGATGCGCCCTTTTTTCTGAAAGCCGACGCGATCAGCGATACTGTCGCTGCCTGGAATATTATATGGACGAAAGAGTCGAGGAAGATCTCGACCCTTCCCAATATTGGTTGCATGAGGATCAGATGACCCGGGAAATGGCCGAGAGCTTCGCTGCTTATCCCTTGCGCGAATGCGGCCCAGAATGTGGTCCAGGGCTCGGCAAGGCTGTTGACATAAGCTGCCACGAGCAATATCTGCAGCAATAGATACAGCAAGACAGGCAGGATCACCTTGAAATTCTGAAGAAGGGTCACCGAGGTGAAGAAGGCTCTGGATGCTGTCCTTAATCCGACAGAAAAATTGAATCTTTCTCTCGAGTCGGGGTCGTTCTGTATCATGGAACCTGCCATTTAACCATCTTTCCTTTCCGAGCCGGACTTTTCGCCGATCGCAGACATGATCGCCGGAGAAAGCTCCTCCATGAATGGAAGAAGACGTTTCCTGGCGGTTGCTTCCGATCCCTCAGTGATGGGAGTGGAAAACCTGATAAATGCCGCCGCCTGGGAACGCGACAGCAATGCACTTTTCATCTGGTGAAATTTCAGTGCGAACTCATCCGGGATGAATTCGCCGTTCATGCTGAACCAGTATATCACAAGTCGGCGTGATCCGCCGTCTGTGATCACCAACTCTTTCGCACGGTTCTTTTTGCTGCCGACAGCGATGATGACTCCACTTTCGGAAATTATATTCCATCCCGATCCTGGATAGCAATGTTTCGGCGAATGTATCTGCGAGTTTTCCTGCTGCCTGGCAAAATATCCGAGGAAAAGTTCGATGGTCCCTTCTTCTCCCGTATAGGAGCGTGCCAGCGTGGTGTCAGCGCCAAGGAGGCGAAGGGATTCCGGTTCGATATACTCTTCGACAGCGCTATAGCCGATTGTCTGCAGGGGGATGGCTGAGAGGTCGGGAAGTGCGGTGGTCGGTGCTTCCCTGTATCTGAGCACATATGTATAGATAGTGAGCGCGGCCAGTATTGCTGATAGAACGACAAGGCGAGATCTGTTTACTTTATCCATTTCAACACTCCGGCACATAGCATAAGCAGGAGGAGTCCTGCCAGGAAGACGATCAGTCCCGATATCTCATGGAGCGGACCATCGGCAAATCCGGCCCCGACGGTGTATGCGCCGAGAGCCGTTACGACGAGCCTGATCATATTAGCTGCGATTGCTACAGGGACCGAACAGGCGACTAGAATTATTTTTTTTGTTTTCCCAAGGGACGAGAAGTACGCGAATACCATCGAAAGGGTGATCATCGTCATCAATGACCTGAGTCCGCTGCAAGCGGCGACTACTTCCAGTGTATAACCGGGAAGCATCAGGATGTTACCCTTCCGTATGACGCTTACTCCGATCGTGCGCAGGATGACTGAGCTTAGTCTCGCGCTGAGTATCTGCATCGGGAAGGTCATCTTGAAGTATATGATATAGGGGAGGGGAACCATCATCAGCAGGAACAGGATCGGAAAAGCGATCTTTCCCGCAAATCCCCGTCCGCGTAGATACAGGGTGGTCCCGAAAATCATCAAGGGAATCGATATCCTGGTCGTGAAGAGCTCGGAGGCAGCCGTGCCCGTTATCAGGAGGCCCGCGGCAATAACGATCAGAAACAGGCCGTAGAGGTTGCCGGTATTTTTATATGACCCTGAAAGGGAATCGCGGTCACGCCAGATGATGAGGCCTGATATCAGGGGTATGAGTAGTCCGTGCCTGTAATTGGGATCCGA harbors:
- the prsR gene encoding PEP-CTERM-box response regulator transcription factor, which translates into the protein MTKLLIVDDEEAILKQLKWAYKKEYEILTAVSAKEAVETVRTEAPALMILDLSLTPGSGILEGFQVLNDSLDISPGLKVIVITGHDDRENALKALEAGAVDFYSKPVEIEELRIILNRAAYIHSLETELAGLTKSLKPGGDFEGIIAMSPSMLEVFETVRKVATTDVSVLITGESGTGKELIARAIHHRSSRKGKPFIPINCGAIPENLLESELFGHEKGSFTGADSSRPGKFEIANGGTLFLDEIGELPLALQVKILRFLQDQVIERVGGQQPIQVDVRVVAATNRDLADMIEERTFREDLFYRINTIAVSLPPLKERDDDILLLAMRFLYQYRNEFSKNVRGFSQAAQMNLYKYPWPGNVRELENRVKRAVIMSTGKIIQPADLDLPVTGDVRDEEIRIPGSPDLICTDKLVSLKEARDDTEERLILNTLLRCAGNVSAASQELDISRPTLHDLMNKHNIDPAEFRPPAKKK
- the prsK gene encoding PEP-CTERM system histidine kinase PrsK, translated to MIRLPSTFSLAASGMLLLSVLTASVRGRFSTQKVFYILSALMMSSIMLAQGLLIRSSSPDIALSEFRIMIGLMMIFPTFGIPFFFFFARSIDRESTRKRMPGIITLGLLLGLLALFLPARMIIKEISFTEEMLFWSVTITGAGKTLGMIFIIANVFFLYGIENTYRTANVPAKVTLKYPTLGIFTASLINLFVIGKALSLSIVDLQSMVLETCGMMLVAASFLYADLRYPLFDIRTRMRSENSSVLSVIVAGLYILSIALVYYISALAGLSFDRSGFYVAGVFAIFLLAATLMSGNARRRLRRFMNDNFLVGRYNYRKEWRHYATLMASSSSVNDLASNTISSLCETVMVRKGIIWFDIENERPSTYGLTSDNWSEEEARSLFENRPDGEMVILGRRNHELKRLLQLEENNRRSGLATWVEAVAFLRHGEECRGVIALGRKDMGRSYTEEDRDFLTSVSDQATITLENLLMEEKILESSQIESFNRFASFVIHDLKNTVGMLSLTAENAKDNIDDKEFQKDTIDTINRSVDKMRALIDSLNAHKSPGTIVRKKTDISSVIRGKLSAISNVALARDIEIRFDCPKAQIAEIDPSALERIVENLVLNSIESTPPGGEIDLDTRVDDEGVLFIDVTDTGPGFDPGYLETSLFKPFSSTKQNGLGIGLVLCRGLVEAHGGKISAGNIPGNGARVSVILPPSNEPDRFVPGNR
- a CDS encoding tetratricopeptide repeat protein yields the protein MKILIQGISTTIILAMLSIMCVSCGGDSDLYNAEKDLFNARKLNRELVVASMNREFLDRTLAAYNGIVEKYDPQRGEIEGMELIVVSARMELAELEFRAGMIEEARDDFAVVADMKETITEARANAIWSAGYISLEMNDHASSLKFFEMFVSEYLTPDKAEATFHMNNRYLVTPVRIAGIHSMLGAEIESGRWLGKAEKIFNNLIASSTDSLLVRETRYNLLTALLQGKRWNEARTTIAGMKRLYNNPSDIPSLLFLESRTETEGLGRPERAIPLLKEIIDEYPDSHQALPAMIDIAGIYFKQGELRKAENIYNEIVEEHSGATAQAAEAAWQLARIAESENDWISAALHYKLTYTNYPSTIQGMEAPLRIVTHFRELGEREATKSAFDRAMDQFKKLISEQYNEGVRILAEEYIVRAYSEDGKWNEAAEHLLGLPEKYPDYHKFRGNYLLAASIFENELGDTERATAILAECIERYPDTGIDTEAEKQIERIRSSR
- a CDS encoding EpsI family protein gives rise to the protein MDKVNRSRLVVLSAILAALTIYTYVLRYREAPTTALPDLSAIPLQTIGYSAVEEYIEPESLRLLGADTTLARSYTGEEGTIELFLGYFARQQENSQIHSPKHCYPGSGWNIISESGVIIAVGSKKNRAKELVITDGGSRRLVIYWFSMNGEFIPDEFALKFHQMKSALLSRSQAAAFIRFSTPITEGSEATARKRLLPFMEELSPAIMSAIGEKSGSERKDG
- a CDS encoding exosortase/archaeosortase family protein produces the protein MGLSAETPTDGSRVIKKVLFLTCVILAIALYLPVIRGLASQWMSDPNYRHGLLIPLISGLIIWRDRDSLSGSYKNTGNLYGLFLIVIAAGLLITGTAASELFTTRISIPLMIFGTTLYLRGRGFAGKIAFPILFLLMMVPLPYIIYFKMTFPMQILSARLSSVILRTIGVSVIRKGNILMLPGYTLEVVAACSGLRSLMTMITLSMVFAYFSSLGKTKKIILVACSVPVAIAANMIRLVVTALGAYTVGAGFADGPLHEISGLIVFLAGLLLLMLCAGVLKWIK